One genomic region from Stackebrandtia nassauensis DSM 44728 encodes:
- a CDS encoding FAD-dependent oxidoreductase yields MTGPQGYDALVVGAGVSGLTTAVVLAEAGLAVRVMTSDPPLRTVSAMAGASWGPFLAGHEAVPRWSAVSRAVFVQLAAEYGSGVHLSSGVEAYQNMDAAPRWATEVPDFRDCELGEYPTGYKGAWRYTIPLVDMPSYLSYLSQRLSYCGGGIDVIAPLTSLSVPLSVAPVVVNCTGLGARELLDDVDVVPCRGQLTVVENPGITDFFQDNIDGDDLTCIFPHGDKVVLGGTTETNVDAMTYDPNQERQILDRCARIDPRLAGARVVERRVGLRPQRSRIRVERDPNLDGLIHNYGHGGSGVTLSWGCAMDVLKLVRQR; encoded by the coding sequence ATGACCGGACCACAGGGTTATGACGCGCTGGTGGTCGGTGCGGGAGTCTCCGGGCTGACCACCGCGGTGGTGTTGGCCGAGGCCGGACTGGCGGTCCGGGTCATGACGAGCGATCCACCACTGCGGACGGTCTCGGCGATGGCCGGAGCGAGCTGGGGACCGTTTCTGGCCGGGCACGAGGCGGTGCCGCGCTGGAGCGCGGTGAGCCGGGCGGTGTTCGTCCAGCTGGCCGCCGAGTACGGCAGCGGGGTGCACCTGTCGAGCGGGGTCGAGGCCTACCAGAACATGGACGCCGCCCCCCGCTGGGCCACCGAGGTGCCCGACTTCCGCGACTGCGAACTGGGGGAGTACCCCACCGGCTACAAGGGAGCGTGGCGGTACACCATCCCGCTGGTCGACATGCCCAGCTACCTCAGCTACCTGAGCCAGCGGCTGAGCTACTGCGGTGGCGGCATCGACGTCATCGCGCCGTTGACCTCGCTGTCGGTCCCGCTGAGCGTCGCCCCGGTCGTCGTCAACTGCACCGGCCTGGGGGCCAGGGAACTGCTCGACGACGTCGACGTGGTGCCGTGCCGGGGCCAGCTGACCGTGGTGGAGAACCCCGGCATCACCGACTTCTTCCAGGACAACATCGACGGCGACGACCTGACCTGCATCTTCCCGCACGGCGACAAGGTGGTCCTTGGCGGCACGACCGAGACCAACGTGGACGCGATGACCTACGACCCGAACCAGGAACGCCAGATCCTGGACCGCTGCGCCCGCATCGACCCCCGGCTCGCCGGGGCCCGGGTGGTGGAACGCCGTGTCGGACTGCGCCCGCAGCGCTCCCGCATCCGGGTGGAACGCGACCCCAACCTCGACGGCCTCATCCACAACTACGGCCACGGCGGTTCCGGCGTGACGCTGTCGTGGGGCTGCGCCATGGACGTCCTGAAGCTGGTCCGGCAGCGCTGA
- a CDS encoding MCE family protein gives MRRANVAKLTAVIAAAALAGCSSAPLPGGEGGDGYQVAIEFADVTDLVPYSTVKVDDVTVGQVEEITVSEKWTAKVKIRVNDDVELPRNAIAALRQTSLLGEKFVELAPPTESKPAGSLSEGDSIPLSRTDKGAEVEEVLGAVALVLQGGGLEQLRTINTELSDMMQGREGEIKDSLGELDTFMTSLDDQREDIVTALEALEKLSGDLADQKETIGEALDAIAPGVTTLAKQKGMITEAITALGELGEVGSDVIEQSGDETVAILQDLQPVLENLVKAGDHFPQGLELAGSYPFPPNVSETIEDDFVNLYITLDGSLENVLGNTLGEKPIKQADPDNPESTPGGTEGGGIDPITGGIDDLLGGGITGDEDEDEEEAP, from the coding sequence ATGAGACGCGCCAACGTCGCCAAGCTGACCGCCGTGATCGCCGCGGCGGCGCTGGCGGGCTGCTCCTCGGCACCGCTGCCCGGCGGCGAGGGCGGCGACGGCTACCAGGTGGCGATCGAGTTCGCCGACGTCACCGACCTGGTCCCGTACTCGACGGTCAAGGTCGACGACGTGACCGTCGGACAGGTCGAGGAGATCACGGTCTCCGAGAAGTGGACCGCCAAGGTCAAGATCCGCGTCAACGACGACGTCGAACTGCCCCGCAACGCGATCGCCGCACTGCGACAGACCAGCCTGCTGGGCGAGAAGTTCGTCGAACTGGCGCCGCCCACCGAGTCCAAACCGGCGGGCAGCCTCAGCGAGGGCGACTCGATCCCGTTGTCGCGCACCGACAAGGGCGCCGAGGTCGAGGAAGTGCTCGGCGCGGTGGCCCTGGTGTTGCAGGGCGGCGGCCTGGAACAGCTGCGCACCATCAACACCGAGCTGTCCGACATGATGCAGGGCCGCGAGGGCGAGATCAAGGACAGCCTCGGCGAACTCGACACCTTCATGACCAGCCTCGACGACCAGCGCGAGGACATCGTCACCGCGCTGGAGGCGCTGGAGAAGCTGTCGGGGGACCTGGCCGACCAGAAGGAGACCATCGGCGAGGCCCTGGACGCCATCGCTCCGGGCGTCACCACGCTGGCCAAGCAGAAGGGCATGATCACCGAGGCCATCACGGCGCTGGGTGAGCTCGGCGAGGTCGGCTCGGACGTGATCGAGCAGAGCGGCGACGAGACCGTCGCGATCCTGCAGGACCTGCAACCGGTGCTGGAGAACCTGGTCAAGGCCGGGGACCACTTCCCGCAGGGCCTGGAGCTGGCCGGGTCGTACCCGTTCCCGCCCAACGTCTCCGAGACCATCGAGGACGACTTCGTCAACCTGTACATCACCCTCGACGGCAGCCTGGAGAACGTCCTGGGCAACACGCTGGGGGAGAAGCCGATCAAGCAGGCCGACCCGGACAACCCCGAGTCCACCCCGGGCGGCACCGAGGGCGGCGGCATCGACCCCATCACCGGCGGCATCGACGACCTGCTCGGCGGCGGCATCACCGGCGACGAGGACGAGGACGAGGAGGAGGCACCGTGA
- a CDS encoding MCE family protein — protein MADEKKKARRALGLKKIRGRKKAAKPRNVKRTGAITLVIAIMAVLGAFQMDDLVLLASGSSYTAQLRDAAGLTPGTEVRVAGVKVGKITSVDLAGLGTQKPHVDVDFRIDGDVTMGDRTAASVRLKTVLGQRYLAIEPKGDGELKNDTIPTSRTATPLDVVDAVNNLADTVGEIDTDQLGTALEVLSDTFADTNDEVDESLKGISELSKTISSRNEELGDLLESARSVTKVLAERDEEFKKLVSDGNKLLGEVKNRKEAIHDLLASTVTLSEELQGLVDDQEKDLAPALTKLDGVVDLLKDNQENLEKTLTNMGPFLKAFSNVTSNGRWFDSYIEGLLQPYEVEVG, from the coding sequence ATGGCGGACGAGAAGAAGAAGGCCCGGCGCGCGCTGGGCCTGAAGAAGATCCGGGGCCGCAAGAAGGCCGCCAAACCCCGCAACGTCAAACGCACCGGCGCGATCACGCTGGTCATCGCGATCATGGCGGTACTGGGCGCCTTCCAGATGGACGACCTGGTGCTGCTGGCCTCCGGCAGCAGCTACACCGCGCAGCTGCGCGACGCGGCCGGGCTGACCCCCGGCACCGAGGTGCGGGTCGCCGGTGTCAAGGTCGGCAAGATAACCAGCGTCGACCTGGCCGGTCTCGGTACCCAGAAACCGCACGTCGACGTGGACTTCCGCATCGACGGCGACGTCACGATGGGGGACCGGACCGCCGCCTCGGTACGGCTCAAGACCGTCCTGGGTCAGCGCTACCTGGCCATCGAGCCCAAGGGCGACGGCGAACTGAAGAACGACACCATCCCGACCTCGCGCACCGCCACCCCGCTGGACGTCGTCGACGCCGTCAACAACCTGGCCGACACCGTCGGCGAGATCGACACCGACCAGCTGGGCACCGCGCTGGAGGTCCTGTCGGACACCTTCGCCGACACCAATGACGAAGTCGACGAATCGCTGAAGGGCATCAGCGAACTGTCCAAGACCATCTCGTCCCGCAACGAGGAACTGGGCGACCTGCTGGAGAGCGCCCGCTCGGTGACGAAGGTGCTGGCCGAACGCGACGAGGAGTTCAAGAAACTCGTCTCCGACGGCAACAAGCTGCTCGGCGAGGTCAAGAACCGCAAGGAGGCCATCCACGACCTGCTGGCCTCGACGGTCACGTTGTCGGAGGAGTTGCAGGGCCTCGTCGACGACCAGGAGAAGGACCTCGCCCCCGCGCTGACCAAACTGGACGGTGTCGTGGACCTGCTGAAGGACAACCAGGAGAACCTGGAGAAGACCCTGACCAACATGGGTCCGTTCCTCAAGGCCTTCTCCAACGTCACCTCCAACGGCCGCTGGTTCGACTCCTATATCGAGGGACTCCTCCAGCCCTACGAAGTCGAGGTGGGCTGA
- a CDS encoding carbohydrate kinase family protein, translating to MTKSIAVIGEAVADAVAEPSATDGALRLEVRPGGGPANTAVALARLGSPTRFFGRLSGGVLGQLLRTHLEKSMVDLSGSVTERREATLAIAAIDDSGGAAYDFYIDGTADWQWNEDELAAAATSSVVHTGSLALVLSPGAEAITATLRKARPRATVSIDPNVRPAIASAERYRRGLDAWASLADILKLSQDDLDFTHPDTDARRLCERWHTLGCRLIVITRGAHGAVASLDGEWVKVAARRVHVADTIGAGDAFTAGLLHRLTVRGHHGGRLDRLDLATLTDALELAALVAARCCEVPGADPPWIGQLGPGH from the coding sequence GTGACGAAATCGATCGCCGTCATCGGCGAGGCGGTGGCCGACGCCGTGGCGGAACCGAGCGCCACCGACGGGGCGCTGCGACTGGAGGTGCGCCCCGGCGGCGGACCCGCCAACACCGCGGTGGCGCTGGCCCGGCTGGGCAGCCCGACCCGGTTCTTCGGCCGGTTGTCGGGCGGCGTCCTGGGGCAGCTGCTGCGCACCCACCTGGAGAAATCCATGGTGGACCTGTCGGGTTCGGTGACCGAGCGGCGGGAGGCGACGCTGGCCATCGCCGCGATCGACGACAGCGGCGGCGCGGCCTACGACTTCTACATCGACGGCACCGCCGACTGGCAGTGGAACGAGGACGAACTGGCCGCCGCGGCCACCTCGTCGGTCGTCCACACCGGATCCCTGGCGCTGGTGCTGTCGCCGGGCGCCGAGGCCATCACGGCGACACTGCGCAAGGCCCGGCCGCGCGCCACCGTCTCCATCGACCCCAACGTGCGTCCCGCGATCGCCTCGGCCGAACGGTATCGGCGCGGCCTGGACGCCTGGGCCAGCCTGGCCGACATCCTCAAACTCAGTCAGGACGACCTCGACTTCACCCACCCCGACACCGACGCGCGCCGGCTGTGCGAACGCTGGCACACCCTCGGCTGCCGCCTCATCGTCATCACCCGCGGCGCCCATGGAGCGGTGGCCTCATTGGACGGCGAATGGGTCAAGGTGGCGGCCCGCCGCGTCCACGTCGCCGACACCATCGGCGCCGGTGACGCCTTCACCGCCGGACTGCTGCACCGGCTGACGGTGCGGGGGCACCACGGCGGACGGCTCGACCGGCTCGACCTGGCGACCCTCACCGACGCGCTGGAACTGGCCGCCCTGGTCGCGGCCCGCTGCTGTGAGGTCCCCGGCGCGGATCCGCCGTGGATCGGCCAACTGGGACCGGGGCACTGA
- a CDS encoding MCE family protein encodes MRRFMRNPVTVLFVVVVLAATAFFTWQALSNNGRHVTAEFTRAVGVYEGSDVRVLGVKVGEITSVQPKGKIVKVGLRIDEDYPIPDDAKAIVIPPSIVADRYVQLAPAYTGGARLEGGTTLGPDRTVVPLELDEVYESLDEFAGALGEDESLGEAIATAKKNLKGNGKDLGETLDNLGEVSEVLNEHSDDIWGTVDNLAEFTKMLAESDAEVEVFNEQLAEVSTQLSDERGTLSKALRELSVALADIGRFVDKNADKLTKSVEKLSDLSGVFARQQESLINILDYAPVALTNLDLAYNSRSGTMDTRDDLLGPYDPAGFLCANIATAVALEDVPAACFDLADSLAEGGAEMPKELKSLVGKGESILGDT; translated from the coding sequence ATGCGACGCTTCATGCGCAACCCGGTGACGGTGCTGTTCGTCGTCGTCGTCCTGGCCGCCACCGCCTTCTTCACCTGGCAGGCGCTGTCCAACAACGGCCGCCACGTCACCGCCGAGTTCACCCGCGCCGTCGGCGTGTACGAGGGCTCGGACGTGCGGGTGCTGGGCGTCAAGGTCGGTGAGATCACCTCGGTGCAGCCCAAGGGGAAGATCGTCAAGGTCGGGCTGCGCATCGACGAGGACTACCCGATCCCCGACGACGCCAAGGCCATCGTGATCCCGCCCAGCATCGTCGCCGACCGCTACGTCCAGCTGGCCCCCGCCTACACCGGCGGCGCCCGGCTGGAGGGCGGCACGACACTGGGCCCCGACCGCACCGTGGTCCCGCTGGAACTCGACGAGGTCTACGAGTCGCTGGACGAGTTCGCCGGAGCCCTCGGTGAGGACGAGTCGCTGGGCGAGGCCATCGCGACCGCCAAGAAGAACCTCAAGGGCAACGGCAAGGACCTCGGCGAGACGCTCGACAACCTGGGCGAGGTCTCCGAGGTCCTCAACGAGCACTCCGACGACATCTGGGGCACCGTCGACAACCTGGCCGAGTTCACCAAGATGCTGGCCGAGTCCGACGCCGAGGTCGAGGTGTTCAACGAACAGCTCGCCGAGGTCTCCACCCAGCTGTCCGACGAACGCGGCACCCTGTCCAAGGCGCTGCGCGAGTTGTCGGTGGCGCTGGCCGACATCGGCAGGTTCGTCGACAAGAACGCCGACAAGCTCACCAAGTCGGTGGAGAAGCTGTCCGACCTGTCGGGTGTCTTCGCCCGGCAGCAGGAGTCGCTGATCAACATCCTCGACTACGCGCCGGTCGCGCTGACCAACCTCGACCTGGCCTACAACTCCCGCTCGGGAACCATGGACACCCGCGACGACCTGCTGGGCCCCTACGACCCGGCCGGGTTCCTGTGCGCGAACATCGCCACCGCGGTGGCACTGGAGGACGTCCCGGCCGCCTGCTTCGACCTGGCCGACTCGCTGGCGGAGGGCGGAGCCGAGATGCCCAAGGAGCTCAAGTCGCTGGTCGGCAAGGGCGAGTCCATCCTGGGGGACACATGA
- a CDS encoding SCO2521 family protein, with the protein MVVYGEIHTGLIQHSHALSIRGTTELLAIAPGERVRVSARPLAYARSPEFLTGLDCRLPVHGRTTRAVGTAIGRAVAVGGRIVQGSTFTELRRGDRPYRLPWSHYLARPGVLETIGKCDLSKMVTDVGAETLARDALNLAAVSQRTLDLLRRRPGLDRRAPFRARSTRLRWIAYTPGEFASRPDDTATVSFTIKDSPQRILILRSRETAPRALATLCEDIAVHDWLVTTLSEILDRTGIGSRDRPEVIARLFPTIDHLLPLWMPSVRVEPSLRGVWPALEKNPGFTRQWENLVQRIRDQFTVAAVTSAMHAPP; encoded by the coding sequence GTGGTGGTGTACGGAGAGATTCACACAGGTCTCATCCAGCATTCCCACGCGCTCTCGATCCGCGGCACCACCGAACTGCTGGCCATCGCCCCGGGCGAGCGGGTCCGGGTTTCGGCCCGGCCGTTGGCATACGCGCGATCGCCGGAGTTCCTGACCGGACTGGACTGCCGACTTCCCGTGCACGGCAGGACGACCCGCGCCGTGGGCACCGCCATCGGGCGCGCCGTGGCCGTCGGCGGCCGGATCGTGCAGGGCTCCACCTTCACCGAACTGCGGCGCGGCGACCGGCCCTACCGGCTGCCGTGGTCGCACTACCTGGCCCGGCCCGGTGTGCTGGAGACGATCGGCAAGTGTGATCTGTCGAAAATGGTCACCGACGTCGGCGCCGAAACCCTGGCCCGCGACGCCCTCAACCTGGCCGCCGTCAGTCAGCGGACCCTCGACCTGCTGCGACGCCGCCCCGGCCTCGACCGCCGGGCCCCGTTTCGGGCCCGGAGCACCCGGCTGCGCTGGATCGCCTACACGCCCGGCGAGTTCGCCTCCCGCCCGGACGACACCGCCACCGTCTCGTTCACCATCAAGGACTCGCCGCAGCGCATCCTGATCCTGCGCTCCCGCGAGACCGCCCCGCGCGCGCTGGCGACCCTGTGCGAGGACATCGCCGTCCACGACTGGCTGGTGACGACCCTGTCGGAGATCCTGGACCGCACCGGGATCGGCAGCCGCGACCGCCCCGAGGTGATCGCCCGGCTCTTCCCCACCATCGACCACCTGCTGCCACTGTGGATGCCGTCGGTGCGGGTGGAGCCCTCGCTGCGCGGGGTGTGGCCCGCGCTCGAGAAGAACCCCGGCTTCACCCGGCAGTGGGAGAACCTCGTGCAGCGCATCCGCGATCAGTTCACCGTCGCCGCGGTCACTTCGGCGATGCACGCGCCCCCATAG
- a CDS encoding SCO2522 family protein — protein sequence MTGEEPDHAEAEFLEETAASRVESVPLSHLSIELGHLYSEDYEADDDSLVEFFRQIGGWVRAAETRAAEFTGTRPRVSTCFMVDDYFGHFGGPREVVPRIEKLAHRAGVRIDYLARESACAAHGEVRPARLVEARIVAEPIPGDNGNRPPTSVSGWLSNGERSGERHTPGTGYAMGHRTDWQPPKETAANRHSVFVDVELWSEEADERVWSCAYLASVWQLLRLGLLRDNGDAVGVPAARPEALPSSWDEMPAVTRLEEGADPFNAYRTLSIMDSRFLRVEDAVRVILNQIAVESEVDAEVLRRAKAERMRLPSEPVDRLEYVFTGR from the coding sequence GTGACCGGCGAGGAGCCGGACCACGCGGAGGCCGAGTTCCTGGAGGAGACCGCGGCGTCGCGTGTCGAGTCGGTGCCGTTGTCGCACCTGTCGATCGAACTGGGTCACCTGTACAGCGAGGACTACGAGGCCGACGACGACTCCCTGGTGGAGTTCTTCCGCCAGATCGGCGGCTGGGTGCGCGCGGCCGAGACCCGCGCCGCCGAGTTCACCGGCACCCGGCCCCGCGTCAGCACCTGCTTCATGGTCGACGACTACTTCGGACACTTCGGCGGGCCGCGCGAGGTGGTGCCGCGCATCGAGAAGCTGGCACACCGTGCCGGGGTGCGCATCGACTACCTGGCCCGCGAGTCGGCCTGCGCCGCCCACGGCGAGGTGCGACCGGCCCGGCTGGTGGAGGCCCGCATCGTCGCCGAACCCATCCCCGGCGACAACGGCAACCGGCCCCCGACCTCGGTCAGCGGCTGGCTGTCCAACGGCGAACGCTCCGGCGAACGCCACACCCCCGGCACCGGTTACGCCATGGGCCACCGCACCGACTGGCAGCCGCCCAAGGAGACCGCGGCCAACCGGCACTCGGTGTTCGTCGACGTGGAACTGTGGAGCGAGGAGGCCGACGAACGGGTCTGGTCCTGCGCCTACCTGGCCTCGGTCTGGCAGCTGCTGCGGCTGGGACTGTTGCGCGACAACGGCGACGCCGTCGGTGTCCCGGCCGCCCGCCCCGAGGCGCTGCCCTCGTCCTGGGACGAGATGCCCGCGGTGACCCGGCTGGAGGAGGGCGCCGACCCCTTCAACGCCTACCGGACACTATCTATCATGGACAGCCGGTTCCTGCGGGTCGAGGACGCCGTGCGGGTGATCCTGAACCAGATCGCGGTGGAGTCCGAGGTCGACGCCGAGGTGCTGCGGCGCGCGAAGGCCGAACGGATGCGGCTGCCCTCCGAGCCGGTCGACCGGCTCGAGTACGTCTTCACCGGCCGCTGA
- a CDS encoding MlaD family protein, producing the protein MISRKLRLQIGVFALISLLGIAFVGVRYLGWFDSSYVVYVDAKETGGAYEHAAVAYRGVPIGRVGEVKLHGKGARMELRIDSETKVPKDVKAVVAQRSAVGEQYVDLRPNTAEGPYLGEGDVVDDVATPLPMEQLLANLDGLLESVDPDDLKVVIDELGAAFEGNEESLDKMLDATQTLIDDAAEHLPETVDLLKDGKTVLETQDDSASAIRTWADKLSELTTTVKKSDKDIRKLLDVGPEAADEVSGLIHDLDPNLGTLLGNMISVNGVAVQRLPNIEEVLVTYPMVISGGSTVTPGDGTAHFGLVLNFDNPPPCVYGEGNDGYECTAGEQGEGSAVRGWQHAPGATGPAIEPVPLPESGASKDGDSDDDGEGTAQGGDADTESSRYGYDPLTGLLVDSDGMPIQFGSTGGQYELAGEESWKSLLLTGVMS; encoded by the coding sequence GTGATCTCCCGGAAGCTGCGGCTCCAGATCGGCGTCTTCGCCCTGATCTCGCTGCTGGGCATCGCGTTCGTCGGGGTGCGCTACCTCGGCTGGTTCGACTCGTCCTATGTGGTCTACGTGGACGCCAAGGAGACCGGCGGCGCCTACGAGCACGCCGCCGTGGCCTACCGCGGCGTGCCGATCGGCCGGGTCGGCGAGGTCAAGCTGCACGGCAAGGGCGCCCGGATGGAACTGCGGATCGACTCCGAGACCAAGGTGCCCAAGGACGTCAAGGCCGTGGTCGCGCAGCGCTCGGCCGTCGGCGAACAGTACGTGGACCTGCGCCCCAACACCGCCGAGGGCCCGTACCTGGGCGAGGGCGACGTCGTGGACGACGTGGCCACCCCGCTGCCGATGGAGCAGCTGCTGGCGAATCTGGACGGCCTGCTGGAAAGCGTCGACCCCGACGACCTGAAGGTCGTCATCGACGAACTGGGCGCCGCCTTCGAGGGCAACGAGGAATCGCTGGACAAGATGCTCGACGCCACCCAGACCCTCATCGACGACGCCGCCGAGCACCTGCCCGAGACCGTCGACCTGCTCAAGGACGGCAAGACCGTCCTGGAGACCCAGGACGACTCGGCCTCGGCGATCCGCACCTGGGCCGACAAGCTGTCGGAACTGACCACGACGGTCAAGAAGTCGGACAAGGACATCCGCAAGCTGCTCGACGTCGGCCCCGAGGCCGCCGACGAGGTCTCCGGGCTGATCCACGACCTGGACCCGAACCTGGGCACCCTGCTGGGCAACATGATCTCGGTCAACGGCGTGGCCGTGCAGCGGCTGCCCAACATCGAGGAGGTGCTGGTCACCTACCCGATGGTGATCTCCGGCGGCTCCACCGTGACCCCCGGCGACGGCACCGCGCACTTCGGGCTGGTCCTCAACTTCGACAACCCGCCGCCGTGCGTCTACGGCGAGGGCAACGACGGCTACGAGTGCACCGCGGGCGAACAGGGCGAGGGTTCGGCCGTGCGCGGCTGGCAGCACGCCCCCGGCGCCACCGGCCCGGCCATCGAGCCGGTGCCGCTGCCCGAGAGCGGCGCGTCCAAGGACGGCGACTCCGACGACGACGGCGAGGGCACCGCGCAAGGTGGCGACGCCGATACCGAGTCGAGTCGATACGGTTACGACCCCTTGACCGGATTGTTGGTCGACAGTGACGGTATGCCGATACAGTTCGGCAGCACCGGTGGCCAGTACGAACTGGCCGGCGAGGAGTCGTGGAAATCCCTGCTGTTGACCGGAGTGATGTCTTGA
- a CDS encoding MCE family protein translates to MARRSGPTTFGSGLKLGVFAVITSLALVLLTDALGGVSLPGAAGYTAMFEDATGLLPGDEVRIAGAKVGEVDDVELEQGNKPLAKVTFDLDEDRDIPESVHATIRYRNMVGQRYIALTQAADGESPSAKNLEPGDVIGVRQTSPALDLTVLLNGFKPLFAALSPDEVNSLSYEIIQTLQGEGSTVESLLSHTASLTSTLAENDETIGKVITNLNDILSTVADRDEELDTSIGRLQEFVSGLSEDREALGEAVSSIGTLTTQTSQLVTDARPALDADISALDELSTTLLDNSATIEDALHDLPNTYQELTTTASYGSWFNFFLCDFDGELGVTDEVTINPVAIHSPQPRCDATGGGS, encoded by the coding sequence GTGGCCAGACGGTCCGGCCCCACGACGTTCGGGTCGGGGCTGAAGCTTGGCGTCTTCGCGGTGATCACCTCGTTGGCGCTGGTGCTGTTGACCGACGCGCTGGGAGGTGTGAGCCTGCCCGGAGCGGCGGGATACACCGCCATGTTCGAAGACGCCACCGGCCTGCTGCCCGGTGACGAGGTGCGCATCGCCGGCGCCAAGGTCGGCGAGGTCGACGACGTCGAACTGGAGCAGGGCAACAAACCGCTGGCGAAGGTGACCTTCGACCTGGACGAGGACCGCGACATCCCCGAGAGCGTCCACGCCACCATCCGGTACCGCAACATGGTGGGACAGAGATATATAGCCCTGACCCAGGCCGCCGACGGGGAGTCGCCCAGCGCGAAGAACCTGGAACCCGGCGACGTCATCGGGGTGCGCCAGACCTCCCCGGCACTGGATCTGACGGTGCTGCTCAACGGGTTCAAGCCGCTGTTCGCGGCACTGAGCCCCGACGAGGTGAACTCGCTGTCCTACGAGATCATCCAGACGCTGCAGGGCGAGGGTTCGACGGTGGAGAGCCTGCTGTCCCACACCGCGTCCCTGACCTCCACACTGGCCGAGAACGACGAGACCATCGGCAAGGTCATCACGAACCTCAACGACATCCTGTCCACCGTCGCCGACCGCGACGAGGAGCTCGACACCTCGATCGGCCGGTTGCAGGAGTTCGTGTCCGGGCTGTCGGAGGACCGCGAGGCCCTGGGCGAGGCGGTCTCCTCGATCGGCACCCTCACCACCCAGACCAGCCAGCTGGTCACCGACGCCCGACCCGCCCTCGACGCCGACATCTCGGCGCTGGACGAGCTGTCGACGACGCTTTTGGACAACTCCGCCACCATCGAGGACGCCCTGCACGACCTGCCCAACACGTACCAGGAACTGACCACGACCGCCTCCTACGGCTCCTGGTTCAACTTCTTCCTGTGCGACTTCGACGGGGAACTGGGCGTCACCGACGAGGTCACCATCAACCCGGTCGCGATCCACTCCCCGCAGCCGCGTTGCGACGCCACGGGAGGTGGTTCCTGA